Proteins found in one Hevea brasiliensis isolate MT/VB/25A 57/8 chromosome 18, ASM3005281v1, whole genome shotgun sequence genomic segment:
- the LOC110635115 gene encoding E3 ubiquitin-protein ligase RMA1H1 codes for MDFEQYFAREWKSVSSAATGSESFNGCFDCNICFDFAREPVVTLCGHLYCWPCIYKWLHVQSASLASDEHPQCPVCKADISHTTMVPLYGRGQAAVEAELEGKAPYRGMVIPPRPSAYGTQALVSSTSPTGQQLPYHNPYQNHSYNPDPYSSFEEASSSPLVNLGGTRVTGFHHPFVGMFGEMVYARVFGNSESLYTYPNSYHPMASSSPRLRRQEMQAYKSLNRISIFLFCCFLLCLIVF; via the coding sequence ATGGACTTTGAGCAATATTTTGCCCGGGAATGGAAATCAGTTTCTAGTGCAGCAACTGGCTCGGAAAGTTTTAATGGTTGCTTTGATTGCAATATCTGCTTCGACTTTGCACGTGAGCCAGTGGTCACCCTTTGTGGGCACCTGTACTGCTGGCCCTGTATCTATAAATGGCTCCATGTCCAGAGTGCCTCTCTTGCTTCTGATGAGCACCCACAATGCCCAGTCTGCAAGGCTGATATATCTCACACCACCATGGTCCCCCTTTATGGCCGTGGTCAAGCTGCAGTTGAAGCTGAGCTCGAGGGAAAAGCACCCTATAGGGGCATGGTCATACCTCCTAGGCCGTCAGCTTATGGTACGCAAGCTTTGGTATCTAGTACATCTCCAACTGGTCAGCAGCTTCCATACCATAATCCTTATCAAAATCATAGCTATAATCCTGATCCATACAGCAGTTTTGAAGAGGCATCATCATCACCTCTAGTTAATCTTGGAGGCACCAGAGTGACTGGATTCCACCACCCATTTGTTGGGATGTTTGGTGAGATGGTTTATGCAAGGGTTTTTGGAAATTCAGAGAGCTTGTATACATATCCAAATTCATATCACCCAATGGCAAGTAGTAGCCCCAGGTTAAGAAGGCAGGAAATGCAGGCATACAAATCATTGAACAGAATCTCAATTTTCCTCTTCTGCtgctttcttttatgtcttatcgTATTCTGA
- the LOC110635098 gene encoding heat stress transcription factor B-2a, translated as MLLVVSKMVKLLDTKKLSQRKMAKNNLSELNRSIISRGSSATAASSSSSSQQSLRTKSPAPFLSKTYDLLEENEQESSSTGADIGGVDDGKKIVSWNAQGTGFIVWSPAVFSKNTLPRYFKHNNFSSFIRQLNTYGFKKTSSKLWEFKHEKFQKGSRHLLVEITRKKCEPSIFPAYLKASNEENATTAVEENYRSVLLEENNNLKRENLELQMQIAKFKSLEIKLLDCVSQYMGSHQNKIRRLC; from the exons ATGCTGCTAGTAGTATCCAAGATGGTGAAACTTTTGGATACCAAAAAGCTCAGCCAAAGGAAAATGGCAAAAAATAATCTATCAGAGCTTAATAGAAGCATAATAAGCAGGGGATCTTCAGCAACAGCAGCATCATCATCTTCATCAAGCCAGCAGTCTCTAAGAACGAAGAGCCCTGCTCCTTTTTTATCAAAAACGTACGATTTATTGGAAGAAAATGAGCAAGAATCTTCATCAACAGGAGCAGATATTGGTGGTGTTGATGATGGCAAGAAAATTGTTTCATGGAATGCTCAAGGAactgggttcatagtttggtctCCTGCCGTGTTCTCGAAGAATACCTTGCCTAGATACTTCAAGCACAACAACTTCTCTAGCTTCATTCGCCAGCTTAACACCTAT GGATTCAAGAAAACATCATCCAAGCTATGGGAGTTCAAGCATGAGAAATTCCAGAAAGGTAGCAGGCACTTGCTAGTGGAGATCACTCGGAAGAAATGCGAACCCAGTATCTTTCCAGCATATCTAAAGGCTTCCAATGAAGAGAATGCAACAACTGCTGTGGAGGAAAATTATCGTTCAGTACTCTTAGAGGAGAATAATAACCTTAAAAGAGAGAATTTGGAACTGCAAATGCAAATAGCCAAATTCAAATCACTAGAAATCAAGTTGTTGGATTGCGTTTCTCAATATATGGGAAGCCACCAGAACAAAATAAGGAGGCTATGTTag